GGAAGATGGTCTGGATATCCTGCACGTTTCTGTTTTTTTCAAGAGGGAAAAGAGTATTGGGTCCCTGCAATTGACATTAAGCCGGTAGAATCAGATACGTTACCGGAAATATTTACCGAGGATTTGGGATCACATTGGATTACCAGTTATGTGTTATCAGCATTATATGTATCAAAACCACGGGAGTTTCTGTATCAATACGAACCCTATTGGCGAGACGATTATAATGCCCAGGGGCAATTTGATTGGTGGAATAGTTGGAACCCTAATATTTTAGACTCTTATAATTCGCTCCTTAAATTTTATTCTGTTACCTTTGGTTTTACTAAATTACTTGTGACCAGAATTACTAAAGCTGACAACTCAATGTATACTATCGATGCAATTGTTACTGATGTGGACGTACCATCAAGACAAAAATCTAATCCTATTTTCTCAGAGCTGGAAAACCAGGAAGTAAAGCTAATCCTCGAATTCGATGGTGATTACCTTGATATCTATTTAAACGATACATCAACTCATTTTGCTCAGTTGGTTCGAATTGACAAAGATCTTGAGGATGCAATCATTCAAAAGATGAAACTGGAGCCAGTGGATCTCTCCGGCCTCCACTGGCCCACCCGGGCAGACGGTTCCATGCATTATCCCAAAATACCGGCTGACCTCACTGATTTCTCACCGACCCATACCACCACAGCCAACCTTCGCCTCAGAATACAGCCCGATACCTCAGCTGGCTTTTTTACCACATTGCCTGAAGGAACAAAAGTGCAGGTAACAGAAGAAGGGGAAACTGAAACCATAGACGGTATCACCGCCCCCTGGCTCGAGGTGATAAGCGAATCAGGTTATAAGGGATGGTGCTTTGGCGGATATCTTGCAGAGATGGCAACCGAAAAGCCGGAGGATTCCCGGCAGGAACCGGTTACAAGTGAAGATGAGGCATCATCAAATTCGACAATGAACCAGCTGCAACCATCCTGGCTGCTCTCTGTAGTTGGTGCCGGTGTACTGCTGGTAATTGTCGCGGTTATCGTGGTCATTTTGAGAAAGAGAAAGTAATGCAGGAGGATGTAGTTCTTTCCCGCGGCAGGGATTGGAGCGGAAACCCTGGAGCCCCGCGGGGACGAGGAGGGCGATCGGGAGTGAGCCCGTGCCCGAGTCCCGGAAACGCGGGGCGAAGCGTTGGAGCGCAAAGCCCGGCCCCGCGCAGCGGGGAGCCGCCCCGAAAAAAAACGAAGCGGCTTATCTACTGTTTCGAATCCTGGTGGTCGAATGACCGCAACTCCTTTTTCAGAAGTCAATTGAGAACACTATTATGGAAGAAAGCAGGCACCGGCTTTAGGTTTCCCCCATAATGGCTGGAAGGTCGGACTGGACATCTGCAATCGGTTTTATGTCGAAGTTTTCCACCAGTATGTTTGCGACATTCGGGCTTAGAAAGGCGGGAAGCGTCGGCCCCAGGCGTATGCCTTTGAAACCGAGGTAAAGCAGTCCGAGTAAAACGGCTACGGCCTTCTGTTCGTACCAGGCAAGATCAAAGCTGATGGGAAGCTGGTTGAGGTCCTCCAGCCCGAAGACTTCTTTCAGCTTCAGTGCGATGATTGCAAGGCTGTAAGAGTCGTTGCACTGGCCTGCGTCCAGGACCCGGGGGATGCCGCCGATATCTCCAAGATTCAGTTTCAGGTAGCGGTATTTTGCACAGCCGGCCGTGAGGATAACGGCGTTGTCGGGAAGGGCCTCGGCCAGTTCGGTAAAGTATGATCTGCCCTTTTGCCGTCCGTCGCAGCCAGCCATGACCACAAAGCGGCCTATGGCCCCGCTTTTGACTGCGTCGACGATCTTATCGGCCAGCGCAAGGGTTTGGGCATGGGCAAAGCCGCCGGTGATGCTTCCTGTTTCCAGTTCTGTTGGAGGGGGACAGCTTCGGGCCTGTTCTATGATGGAGGAGAAGTCTTTCCTCCCTCCATTTTCTCTGTCGGGGATGTGGCGGACGCCCGGGTAGCCTGCCATCCCTGTTGTGTAGATGCGATCTTTATAGCTTTCTTTGACCGGGACGATGCAGTTTGTGGTCATCAGAATAGGGCCGTTGAAGGATTCGAATTCCTTATTTTGATGCCACCAGCTGCCGCCGTAGTTGCCTGCAAAGTGTGCGTATGCCCGAAAGGCTGGATAGTAGTGTGCGGGCAGCATTTCACTGTGGGTATAGATGTCGACGCCGCTGCCTTCGCTTTGCTGCAACAGCTCTTCCAGGTCTTTCAGGTCGTGGCCGGATATGAGGATACCGGGATTGTTCCGTACCCCGATATCGACCTGGGTGATCTCCGGATTTCCATAGGCCGAGGTATTTGCTTTGTCCAGAAGTTCCATCGCCTTGACCGCTGTTTTACCGGTTGCCATGACAAGGTCGATAAGCTTTTCCGGGTTCCGTTCTGCGGCGAGATCTGCAAGTAGGGAGATAATCGTGTGATAGTGTTCTGTATCTTCCACTCCGAGAACAGCCGCGTGGTCGGTATAGGCCGCGATTCCCTTGAGGCCGTAGATTGCCAGTTCCCGGAGGGACCGTACATCCTCATTCTCTTCTTCGAGGATACCGGATCCGGGATGGGGCATATCGGCAGCATAACGCGCACAAGCTGGGGCCTTTGTAAACGTGGCATCGTCAAGGCCTTTCTGTAATTTCTCCAGCCTTCCGCAGCTTTCTTCGAGCAGGACAGATATCCTGTTGTCGTCGAAATTGGCGTTGGTGATGGTGGCAAAAAGCGAGCGTACCGTAAAGAGTCCGAGATCGGGCTGAAGCTTTTCCCATTGGCCGAGTTTTTTCGCACACCATGCGCAGCCTTTTAGCGAATAGATGAG
This Sediminispirochaeta bajacaliforniensis DSM 16054 DNA region includes the following protein-coding sequences:
- a CDS encoding SH3 domain-containing protein, translated to MRKYLFILFLTASALSSLSSRDWDIQYECIRETYAYDDTVGNDVVFSLPKGSILNSNGRWSGYPARFCFFQEGKEYWVPAIDIKPVESDTLPEIFTEDLGSHWITSYVLSALYVSKPREFLYQYEPYWRDDYNAQGQFDWWNSWNPNILDSYNSLLKFYSVTFGFTKLLVTRITKADNSMYTIDAIVTDVDVPSRQKSNPIFSELENQEVKLILEFDGDYLDIYLNDTSTHFAQLVRIDKDLEDAIIQKMKLEPVDLSGLHWPTRADGSMHYPKIPADLTDFSPTHTTTANLRLRIQPDTSAGFFTTLPEGTKVQVTEEGETETIDGITAPWLEVISESGYKGWCFGGYLAEMATEKPEDSRQEPVTSEDEASSNSTMNQLQPSWLLSVVGAGVLLVIVAVIVVILRKRK
- the hcp gene encoding hydroxylamine reductase translates to MFCFQCQETAGNKGCTVRGVCGKQGSTADLQDLLIYSLKGCAWCAKKLGQWEKLQPDLGLFTVRSLFATITNANFDDNRISVLLEESCGRLEKLQKGLDDATFTKAPACARYAADMPHPGSGILEEENEDVRSLRELAIYGLKGIAAYTDHAAVLGVEDTEHYHTIISLLADLAAERNPEKLIDLVMATGKTAVKAMELLDKANTSAYGNPEITQVDIGVRNNPGILISGHDLKDLEELLQQSEGSGVDIYTHSEMLPAHYYPAFRAYAHFAGNYGGSWWHQNKEFESFNGPILMTTNCIVPVKESYKDRIYTTGMAGYPGVRHIPDRENGGRKDFSSIIEQARSCPPPTELETGSITGGFAHAQTLALADKIVDAVKSGAIGRFVVMAGCDGRQKGRSYFTELAEALPDNAVILTAGCAKYRYLKLNLGDIGGIPRVLDAGQCNDSYSLAIIALKLKEVFGLEDLNQLPISFDLAWYEQKAVAVLLGLLYLGFKGIRLGPTLPAFLSPNVANILVENFDIKPIADVQSDLPAIMGET